CCGAgatggcggcgcgcgcgcacgacgTCGCGGCGATGGCGctgcgcggccgcgccgcctgcCTCAACTTCGCCGACTCGCCGCGCAGGCTCCGCGTGCCGCCGCTGGGGGCCGGGCACGAGGAGATACGCCGCGCCGCGGTCGAGGCCGCCGAGCTGTTCCGCCCGGCGCCCGGGCAGCACAATGCGGctgccgaggcggcggccgctgtCGCTGCGCAGGCAACCGCGGCGAGCGCGGAGCtctttgccgacttcccttgctaCCCGATGGACGGACTGGAATTCGAAATGCAGGGGTACCTCGACATGGCACAGGGAATGCTCATCGAGCCGCCGCCATTGGCAGGGCAATCGACGTGGGCCGAGGAGGACTACGACTGCGAGGTCAATCTATGGAGCTACTGATGATCGCCCGTGCACCTGAACCGAACCAGCCCTGATGAGCAGGAGGACTCAATGTACAGCTTATTATGGTATATAATCAAGTACGAACCGTACTTATGGTGTGCCGTTTCCCTGCTATTCTGACGAAAATGGAATGCGATCAGAAGGAGCAGAGGAGTGTCCTTTAGGTTGGTAGGGGGGGCTCCATGCTCGTGCGACACTGGCAATGGGGGCCAAAAATTTTATTGGCGCCAGAAATAGCACTTGCTGCGGATGATCCCTTTAGTTTCTGTAGTAACAAGCCTCACCTCCCAGGCTTGTCTAATAAGCAGCTAAGTTTGCTGCATATTTGACCTTGTACGTGGTTATGACCCTCGAGGGAGCTAATGAAGTGGATATATGGTCGATCAGCTAATTCCATCTGGAATTGTCACGGTACAGGCTACAAATGGTCTCATTTCCAGATAAACGCGGAAgcaggaaggggagaggaaaaGATCGCTATCCCAGCATTTGGTTGTGATGTCACTGCTCCAGAATCTTTACTAGTACGACTATGGACCTATGGTGGATTTTGT
This window of the Oryza sativa Japonica Group chromosome 4, ASM3414082v1 genome carries:
- the LOC4336721 gene encoding dehydration-responsive element-binding protein 1E, which gives rise to MEWAYYGSGYSSSGTPSPVGGDGDEDSYMTVSSAPPKRRAGRTKFKETRHPVYKGVRSRNPGRWVCEVREPHGKQRIWLGTFETAEMAARAHDVAAMALRGRAACLNFADSPRRLRVPPLGAGHEEIRRAAVEAAELFRPAPGQHNAAAEAAAAVAAQATAASAELFADFPCYPMDGLEFEMQGYLDMAQGMLIEPPPLAGQSTWAEEDYDCEVNLWSY